The segment GGTCCGATCTATCGCGGCGTCAATTGCGTCGATCTCGCCGAGCGCGACACGCTGGAGCACACCGCGACACTGCTCTGGGATGTCTCCGGCGTCGATCCGTTCGCGCCGGACAACTGCCCTGCGGTCTCCGACGAGATGCGCGCGATCGCAGACGCAGCGCGGCGGGCCGCGCCGATCGACCGCGCCATTGCGGTGCTGGCGCTCGCGACCAGCGCGGATTCGCGTGCCTTCACCCGCGCGCCCGATGGACGCGCGCTGGTCGGCGCGCGCATCGTCCGGCTCATGGTCGCGACCATGCTCAATGCCGAACCTTCACCCGAGCCGCTGCATCAGCAGATCGCGCGTGCCTGGGCGTCGGACAACAAGCACGCGCCCGATCTCATCCGCCGCGCGCTGGTGCTGCTCGCCGATCACGAGCTGAACGCTTCGACCTTCACCGCGCGCTGCGCGGCCTCGACCGGCCTCAACCTCTATGATTCCGTCATCGCCGGCCTCGCCGCGTTGAAGGGCCCAAAACATGGCGGCGCCGGCGTGCTGGCCTCGCAGCTGGTCAAGATGCTCGTCGACCGCGACGTCGAACCGATGGTGCGCGAGCGCGTTGCGCTCGGCGAGCGTTTTCCGGGCTTCGGCCACGGCGTTTACAAGCGCGGCGATCCCCGTGCGCAGTCGCTGCTGAATGCGCTGGCCCGTGCCGGCGCGCCGCGCAAATTCACCCGCGAAGTCCCGGACCGGATCGCGGAAGCGACCGGCGAATTCGTCAACATCGACTATGTGCTCGCCGTGCTCGTCCACGTGCTGCGCCTGCCGCCCGGCAGCGAGCTCGCCTTGTTCGCGATGGCCCGCAGCGTCGGCTGGATCGCGCATGCGAGCGAGCAATTGCAGTTCGGCAAGCTGATCAGGCCGCGGGCACGGTATGTGGGGCCGGCGCCTGGGCGGCGGGCGGGGGCTGCTTCTTAACTTCTCCCGCTTGCAGGAGAGGTCGCGCCGAAGGCGCGGGTGAGGGCTCTCTCCACACTGGGGTCCTCGCCTGCGGAGATACCCTCACCCCAACCCTCTCCCGCAAGCGGGAGAGGGAGCGCACCCCCGTCGCGGTACGCAGTCAGGGCCAATCAACCCCGCGGCTTCGCCGCCGCGACGCCGCCGCCGCTCCGCCGGCGATAGATCCACACCGTCACGGCCACCACGATCGCGACGCCAACCACGGTCAAGATCCACATGTGCTTGTAGGGATGCCCGTGGTGCGGTAGCCCGGCATATTCGTGCAGGGCCGACACCGCCAGCACGCCCGGCAGCACATGCGCTGGCGCCCACAGCAAGATCGCCGGGATGTTCACCGCATAGAACCGCGCAGGTGCCATTCCCAGCGCACCGGCCGTCACGGGCACGAAGGCGCGGATCGGCGGCACGAAGCGAGCGAAGAACACCGCCCAGGTGCCAAAGCGATGGAAGAAGCTTTCGCTCTCCTCGACCACGCGCGGGTAGTTGGCCAGCGGCCAGCTGTTGAGGATTTCGCGCTTCTGCCGGTGCCCGATCCAATAGGCCGAGCCGTCGCCCAGCACCGCGCCGAGCACGGCCGCCAGCAGCACCCAGGGCAGCTTCAGGTCTCCGCCCGGAACCAGGGCGCTCAGCGCCAGGATGATGGTCGAGCCCGGGATCACCGATCCCACCACCGGCACGGCTTCCAGCAGCGCCGCCAGGAACAGGGTCAGATAGGCCAGCCACGCATGGACTGAGACGAAGGATATGAGGGGATCAAGGAAGGACGTCACGTCGTCTCTGTGTCGGCGGCGGGAATTGGGGTTCAGACCCTACATAAGTAAGCAGTGGCCGTAAAAGTGCCATCCGCGGGCGCAGCCCGCCTGTCCCTGGTTCGAAATTCGGGCGCGATTCGCAGGGCAGCCTTCCCAAAATCGCGTTCCTTGCCTATCTGAATGAAAAGACAACGGAACTTTGATTGGCGCATGGGCTTCTGCCGGCCACTTGTCTCTGATACGTTCGCAGACGCACCCAGCCGCAGCCAACGTGCAAATAACTGGTCTCGGGATCGCCCGGGGCCTCGGAGGATTGATGACGACCGCCGCGATGTCCAAAGTTGAGGAAGTTTCCGGTTTGCCCGACATGAAGGTGTCGGTGCGCCAGGTGTTCGGGATCGACAGCGATCTCGAAGTGCCGGCCTATTCCGAAGTCGATCCTCACGTGCCCGAAGTCGACAGCGACTACCGCTTCGACCGCGCCACCACGCTTGCCATTCTCGCCGGCTTCGCCCGCAACCGCCGCGTGATGGTGACCGGCTATCACGGCACCGGCAAATCCACCCATATCGAGCAGGTCGCCGCCCGCCTGAACTGGCCCTGCGTGCGTGTCAACCTCGACAGCCACATCAGCCGTATCGACCTCGTCGGCAAGGACTCGATCGTGGTCCGCGACGGCAAGCAGGTCACCGAATTCCGCGACGGCATCCTGCCCTGGGCGCTCCAGCACAACATCGCGCTGGTGTTCGACGAATACGACGCCGGCCGGCCCGACGTGATGTTCGTGATCCAGCGCGTGCTGGAGGTCTCCGGCCGTCTGACGCTGCTGGACCAGAACAAGGTGATCAAGCCGCATCCGGCGTTCCGGCTGTTCTCGACCGCCAACACGGTCGGCCTCGGCGACACCTCGGGCCTCTATCACGGCACCCAGCAGATCAACCAGGGCCAGATGGACCGCTGGTCGATCGTCACCACGCTGAACTATCTCAGCCATGACGAGGAAGTGGAGATCGTGCTGGCGAAGGCCAAGCACTATCGCACCCAGGAAGGCCGCGACATCGTCAACAAGATGGTGCGCCTTGCCGATCTGACCCGCAACGCCTTCGCCAACGGCGATCTGTCGACGGTGATGAGCCCGCGCACGGTGATCACCTGGGCGGAAAACGCCGATATCTTCGGCGATATCGGCTTTGCCTTCCGCGTCACCTTCCTCAACAAGTGCGACGAGCTCGAGCGTCCCCTGGTCGCCGAGTTCTACCAGCGCTGCTTCAACGCGGAGCTGCCGGAATCGGCGGTCAACGTGGCGCTGAGCTGATATCTCCCGGTGTGTCGTCCCGGCGAAGGCCGGGACCGATACCGCGTGATATCTCGATCAAGCGACGCGGGTAATTTCTCCTGACGTAATGATCGCCGGTGGTTATGGGTCCCGGCCTTCGCCGGGACGACGGGTAAGGGCGAGATGACGACGTCGAACTCCAAATTCCGTAACAGCAAGGAAGCGCCGACCGAGCCGTTCAAGCGCTCGGTGGCATCCTGTCTGAAGGCGATCGCGAAATCGCCCGAGCTCGAAGTGAGCTTCGCCGCCGAGCGGCCGGGCCTTGCGCCGGGCAAGGCACGGCTGCCCGAGCCGGCGCGCAAGATGACGAAGCGCGATGCCGCGATCGTGCGCGGCCACGCCGATTCCATCGCGCTGAAGATCGCCTGTCACGATGCCAAGCTGCATCGCAAGCTGATGCCGGGCAATCCGCAGGCGCGCGGCGTGTTCGAGGCGGTCGAGCAGGCCCGCGTCGAGGCGATCGGCGCGCGCCGCATGGCCGGCGTCGCCAAGAATCTCACCGCGATGCTCGACGATCACTTCCATCGCGGCAAGTTCGACGAGATCACTGACCGCGCCGATGCGCCGCTGGCGGATGCGCTCGCGATGCTGGTGCGCGAACGCCTCACCGGCATGGCGCCGCCGACGGCCGCAAAGAAGATGGTCGATCTCTGGCGGCCGATTCTCGAAGACAAGATCGGCAAGCGGCTCGACCGGCTCGACGGGCTGGTCGAGGACCAGACCCGGTTCGGCGATGCCGTGCACGATCTGCTCTCGGCGCTCGAGCTCGGTGACGAGCGCAACGCCGACAGCGAAGACAATGACGACAACGACGAGAACCGCGACGGCGACAACGACCAGTCCGGCGCCGAAGGCTCGCCGGACTCCGACGCCGCCCAGGAGATGAGCGCCGACCAGGCGCAGGCGACGTCAGAGGACATGAGCGAGAGCGCGATGGAAAGCGCGCAGGCCTCGACGTCTGATACGTTCGACGACGGCGAGCTCGGCGACGACGAGACGCCGGGCGAGGCGACGCGTCCGAATTCGCACGGCAAGAACGAGCCGCGCGGGCCGGAATACCACGCCTTCGCGCCGAAATTCGACGAGGTCATCGCCGCCGAAGACCTCTGCGACCATGACGAGCTGGAGCGGTTGCGCGCCTATCTCGACAAGCAGCTCGCGCATCTGCAGGGCATCGTCGCCCGTCTCGCCAACCGGCTGCAACGCCGCCTGATGGCACAGCAGAATCGCGCCTGGGAGTTCGACCTCGAAGAGGGCATCCTCGACCCCGCGCGCCTGTCGCGCGTCGTCACCGATCCCTATCATCCGCTGTCCTTCATGCACGAGAAGGAGGCGACGTTCCGCGACACCGTGGTGACGCTGCTGCTCGACAATTCCGGCTCGATGCGGGGACGCCCGATCACGGTGGCCGCAACCTGCGCCGACATTCTCGCCCGCACGCTGGAGCGTTGCGGCGTCAAGGTCGAGATCCTCGGCTTCACCACCCGCGCCTGGAAGGGCGGGCAATCGCGCGAAGCGTGGCTGGCCGCCGGCAAGCCGGCCAATCCCGGCCGTCTCAACGATCTCCGCCACATCATCTACAAATCCGCGGACGCCCCCTGGCGCCGCGCGCGGAAGAACCTCGGCCTGATGATGCGCGAGGGTCTCCTCAAGGAGAACATCGACGGCGAGGCGCTGGACTGGGCGCACAAGCGCCTGCTCGCGAGGGCCGAGCAGCGCAAGATCCTGATGATGATCTCGGACGGCGCGCCGGTCGACGATTCCACGCTGTCGGTCAATCCCGGCAATTATCTCGAGCGGCATCTGCGCCACATCATCGAGGAGATCGAGACCCGCTCGCCGGTCGAGCTGATCGCGATCGGCATCGGCCATGACGTGACGCGCTATTATCGCCGCGCGGTGACGATCGTGGACGCCGAAGAGCTCGGCGGCGCCATCACCGAAAAGCTCGCCGAGCTGTTCAGCGAAACCAACACCGCGCCCACGCAACCGGCCAGTCGCCCGCGTCGCAAACTGCATTCGTGAGCACGCAATCGTCCCGCCGCAGCTTTCTCGGCCACGCGGCGGCGGGATTGTCCACTCTCGCTCTCTCGCGTCACGCGCAGGCGCAGACGTCGCAGATCGAGCACGCCGTCACCGAGCCCGCGGCCATCGAGGTCAACGCCCGGCCGATTCCCCATTTCGAGCCGCGCGACCGCTCGCGCACGCGCTTCGGCGCGCTGGAGTATCGCAGCGGGCTCGTTCTGACCTCGCCCTATCGCGGTTTTGGCGGCCTGTCCGGCCTGCGCTTCCTCGACACCAGCGGCGAGCGCTTCCTCGCGCTCTCCGACCAGGGCGCCTGGTTCACGGGCCGCATCCGCTATGCCGGCAACAAGATGGTCGGGCTCGACGACGTCGAGGCCGCCCCAATCCTCAATGCGGAAGGCCGGCCGATCACCGAGAAGCGCTTCTGGTACGACACCGAGTCGCTCGCGCGCGACGGCTCTTACGTCTATGTCGGGCTCGAACGCGTCAACCAGATCATGCGGTTCGATTTCGCCAAGGGCGGCACAAGGGCCCGCGGCGAGGTGATCCCGACGCCGGCGGCGGTGCGCAAGCTGCCGATCAACAAGGGACTGGAGGCGCTGGTGTTCGTGCCGAAAGGCAAAGACGTGAGCATGCCGCTCGCGGGCACGCTGATCGCATTCTCCGAACGCGGGCTGGATGCGAGCGGCAATCTCGTCGCCTTCCTGATCGGCGGCCCGTCGCCCGGCCAGTTCAGCGTGCGCCGCACCGAAAAGTTCGACATCAGCGATGCCGTGCTCTTGCCCTCGGGCGAGCTTTTGATCCTGGAGCGCAAATTCTCCTGGTTCACCGGCGTCAACATCCGCATCCGCGCGATCCCCTTGAAGTCGATCGCGCCGGGTGCGCTGGTCGACGGCGCCGAGCTGTTCTCAGCCGATCTCGGCCACGAGATCGACAACATGGAAGGCATCGACGCCCACGTCTCGGCGGAGGGCGAGACCGTGCTGACCATGATCTCGGACGACAATTTCTCGCTGCTCCAGCGCACGCTGCTGTTGCAGTTCACGCTGGTGGAGTAGGCTGTCGTCCCGGCGAAGGCCGGGACCCATACCGCGAGGTCTATCGATTGTAGGCGGTAGCAGTACCAACATAGAGTCTTCGTCAAACTCCTCCCTGGGGTTATGGGTCCGGGCCTTCGCCGGGACGACACCGGAGTTGAACATTCCCGCCTGCCGCCACGACACATTCTCATGCCCCATCTCCGC is part of the Bradyrhizobium commune genome and harbors:
- the cobT gene encoding cobaltochelatase subunit CobT; amino-acid sequence: MTTSNSKFRNSKEAPTEPFKRSVASCLKAIAKSPELEVSFAAERPGLAPGKARLPEPARKMTKRDAAIVRGHADSIALKIACHDAKLHRKLMPGNPQARGVFEAVEQARVEAIGARRMAGVAKNLTAMLDDHFHRGKFDEITDRADAPLADALAMLVRERLTGMAPPTAAKKMVDLWRPILEDKIGKRLDRLDGLVEDQTRFGDAVHDLLSALELGDERNADSEDNDDNDENRDGDNDQSGAEGSPDSDAAQEMSADQAQATSEDMSESAMESAQASTSDTFDDGELGDDETPGEATRPNSHGKNEPRGPEYHAFAPKFDEVIAAEDLCDHDELERLRAYLDKQLAHLQGIVARLANRLQRRLMAQQNRAWEFDLEEGILDPARLSRVVTDPYHPLSFMHEKEATFRDTVVTLLLDNSGSMRGRPITVAATCADILARTLERCGVKVEILGFTTRAWKGGQSREAWLAAGKPANPGRLNDLRHIIYKSADAPWRRARKNLGLMMREGLLKENIDGEALDWAHKRLLARAEQRKILMMISDGAPVDDSTLSVNPGNYLERHLRHIIEEIETRSPVELIAIGIGHDVTRYYRRAVTIVDAEELGGAITEKLAELFSETNTAPTQPASRPRRKLHS
- the cobS gene encoding cobaltochelatase subunit CobS, translating into MSKVEEVSGLPDMKVSVRQVFGIDSDLEVPAYSEVDPHVPEVDSDYRFDRATTLAILAGFARNRRVMVTGYHGTGKSTHIEQVAARLNWPCVRVNLDSHISRIDLVGKDSIVVRDGKQVTEFRDGILPWALQHNIALVFDEYDAGRPDVMFVIQRVLEVSGRLTLLDQNKVIKPHPAFRLFSTANTVGLGDTSGLYHGTQQINQGQMDRWSIVTTLNYLSHDEEVEIVLAKAKHYRTQEGRDIVNKMVRLADLTRNAFANGDLSTVMSPRTVITWAENADIFGDIGFAFRVTFLNKCDELERPLVAEFYQRCFNAELPESAVNVALS
- a CDS encoding esterase-like activity of phytase family protein, which translates into the protein MSTQSSRRSFLGHAAAGLSTLALSRHAQAQTSQIEHAVTEPAAIEVNARPIPHFEPRDRSRTRFGALEYRSGLVLTSPYRGFGGLSGLRFLDTSGERFLALSDQGAWFTGRIRYAGNKMVGLDDVEAAPILNAEGRPITEKRFWYDTESLARDGSYVYVGLERVNQIMRFDFAKGGTRARGEVIPTPAAVRKLPINKGLEALVFVPKGKDVSMPLAGTLIAFSERGLDASGNLVAFLIGGPSPGQFSVRRTEKFDISDAVLLPSGELLILERKFSWFTGVNIRIRAIPLKSIAPGALVDGAELFSADLGHEIDNMEGIDAHVSAEGETVLTMISDDNFSLLQRTLLLQFTLVE
- a CDS encoding DedA family protein; the encoded protein is MTSFLDPLISFVSVHAWLAYLTLFLAALLEAVPVVGSVIPGSTIILALSALVPGGDLKLPWVLLAAVLGAVLGDGSAYWIGHRQKREILNSWPLANYPRVVEESESFFHRFGTWAVFFARFVPPIRAFVPVTAGALGMAPARFYAVNIPAILLWAPAHVLPGVLAVSALHEYAGLPHHGHPYKHMWILTVVGVAIVVAVTVWIYRRRSGGGVAAAKPRG
- a CDS encoding citrate/2-methylcitrate synthase, whose product is MNNSDGLYLSAGEAAAELAISPATLYAYVSRGLIRSEPTPDSRKNRYRAEDVRALKERRVPSPEPRGLRSFDADLPVMDTEISTITEDGPIYRGVNCVDLAERDTLEHTATLLWDVSGVDPFAPDNCPAVSDEMRAIADAARRAAPIDRAIAVLALATSADSRAFTRAPDGRALVGARIVRLMVATMLNAEPSPEPLHQQIARAWASDNKHAPDLIRRALVLLADHELNASTFTARCAASTGLNLYDSVIAGLAALKGPKHGGAGVLASQLVKMLVDRDVEPMVRERVALGERFPGFGHGVYKRGDPRAQSLLNALARAGAPRKFTREVPDRIAEATGEFVNIDYVLAVLVHVLRLPPGSELALFAMARSVGWIAHASEQLQFGKLIRPRARYVGPAPGRRAGAAS